In one Candidatus Atribacteria bacterium ADurb.Bin276 genomic region, the following are encoded:
- the ltaA gene encoding L-allo-threonine aldolase, whose product MKIVDLRRDTITLPTTAMVDTAFKATLGDSVYGEDPNQVQLEKLAAEILGKEASIFVPSGTMGNLVALLSHTNRGDELICEENAHIRLSETGGGAMVGGLMFRGIEDHSGVPDVSAIESAIRADDIHYPPTSLICTEITHYRYGGIIPPLEKIAAIYTFAQKKGIPVHCDGARIFNAAVALNKEVSELTYYSDSVMVSLSKGLGAPVGSILVGQHDFIEKAKKYRKMLGGGMRQTGWLAACGIVALQKENIQLLYEDHQNAIRLAQGIARLPGVKIDFNQVQTNFILVDITQTSISGKLFLEKLKEKGILVTLAKPTLIRMVTSRVVNEQDIEYTVETISNLL is encoded by the coding sequence ATGAAAATTGTCGATTTGAGACGAGACACAATAACCCTCCCAACGACTGCTATGGTCGATACAGCTTTTAAAGCCACCTTGGGTGATTCGGTATATGGTGAAGACCCCAACCAAGTCCAGTTAGAAAAACTTGCGGCTGAAATCCTTGGAAAAGAAGCCTCAATATTTGTCCCAAGTGGAACAATGGGAAACTTAGTTGCACTTCTTTCCCATACCAACCGAGGTGATGAATTGATTTGCGAAGAGAATGCTCATATTCGACTATCAGAAACCGGTGGTGGAGCAATGGTAGGGGGATTGATGTTTAGGGGTATTGAAGATCATTCTGGTGTTCCCGATGTTTCAGCTATCGAATCAGCAATTCGAGCTGATGATATTCATTACCCACCTACCAGCCTTATTTGTACTGAAATTACCCATTACCGATACGGAGGAATTATTCCACCATTAGAAAAAATTGCAGCCATATATACTTTTGCCCAAAAGAAGGGGATACCTGTTCATTGCGACGGAGCTCGAATTTTCAATGCAGCAGTTGCTTTAAACAAAGAAGTAAGTGAATTAACCTATTATTCCGATTCGGTTATGGTTTCCTTGTCCAAAGGTCTTGGTGCTCCGGTCGGATCGATACTTGTTGGTCAACATGATTTTATTGAAAAAGCTAAAAAATATCGAAAAATGCTAGGTGGAGGTATGCGTCAAACTGGTTGGCTGGCCGCCTGTGGTATTGTGGCGCTTCAAAAAGAAAATATTCAACTTCTCTATGAAGACCATCAAAATGCAATTCGGTTAGCACAAGGGATTGCTCGTCTACCAGGAGTAAAAATCGATTTCAATCAAGTACAGACCAATTTCATTTTAGTCGATATCACTCAAACTAGTATTTCTGGCAAACTTTTTCTTGAGAAATTAAAAGAAAAAGGAATCTTGGTGACTTTAGCAAAACCAACCTTAATTCGCATGGTAACCTCCCGAGTGGTTAACGAACAAGATATTGAATATACAGTTGAAACTATCAGCAATTTATTGTAA
- the kdgK gene encoding 2-dehydro-3-deoxygluconokinase, with protein sequence MPEIISMGEALVEIMREKIGAGLDKPEVFIGPYPSGAPAIFADCAARLGGKVGFIGTVGNDDFGKVIQDRLRFDGVDLTYFQSKPDATTGVAFVAYFSDGSRKFLYHIRNAASGVIEKSRIVSSYFKGARFLHINGSAVSINQAWKETIYSAIETAKKNGVKISFDPNIRPEILGVDKVRALCQPIIESASIIFPSGEEATMLTGNKDPEAAALALLEKGAEIVVLKKGSKGSTVYSQGTKYDVPAFEVEEIDPTGAGDCFDAGFLVSLIHKRSLKESARFANAVGALAVTRKGPMEGAPFPEEVDKIMTLSKK encoded by the coding sequence ATGCCTGAAATAATATCTATGGGAGAAGCATTAGTAGAGATTATGAGGGAAAAAATTGGAGCTGGTTTAGACAAACCTGAAGTTTTTATCGGTCCTTATCCCAGTGGAGCTCCAGCAATATTTGCTGATTGTGCTGCACGTTTAGGAGGGAAAGTAGGTTTTATCGGTACTGTCGGTAATGATGATTTTGGAAAAGTAATTCAAGATCGTCTCCGTTTTGATGGAGTTGACTTGACTTATTTTCAAAGCAAACCCGATGCTACAACTGGAGTAGCCTTTGTTGCCTACTTTTCTGATGGATCAAGAAAATTTTTATATCATATCCGTAACGCGGCGAGTGGTGTTATTGAAAAAAGCCGGATTGTCAGTTCGTATTTTAAAGGTGCTCGGTTTCTTCACATTAATGGTTCAGCGGTTTCAATTAACCAGGCTTGGAAAGAAACCATTTACTCTGCTATTGAAACCGCCAAAAAGAATGGCGTGAAAATCAGTTTTGATCCCAATATCCGACCGGAAATATTAGGGGTTGATAAGGTAAGAGCCCTTTGCCAACCAATCATTGAAAGCGCCTCGATTATTTTCCCCTCAGGTGAAGAAGCAACTATGCTCACCGGCAATAAAGACCCCGAAGCGGCGGCTTTAGCACTTTTAGAAAAAGGAGCTGAGATTGTTGTTCTCAAAAAAGGGTCAAAAGGAAGTACGGTTTATTCACAAGGAACTAAATACGATGTTCCCGCCTTTGAAGTAGAAGAAATTGACCCGACAGGGGCAGGGGATTGCTTTGACGCAGGATTTCTGGTTAGTCTTATTCATAAGCGTTCATTAAAAGAAAGTGCACGTTTTGCAAACGCTGTTGGAGCATTGGCAGTAACCAGAAAAGGTCCAATGGAAGGTGCTCCATTTCCGGAAGAAGTGGATAAAATAATGACTCTGAGTAAGAAATAA